One genomic window of Punica granatum isolate Tunisia-2019 chromosome 1, ASM765513v2, whole genome shotgun sequence includes the following:
- the LOC116212842 gene encoding acetate/butyrate--CoA ligase AAE7, peroxisomal, which translates to MARDIDDLPKNGANYTALTPLWFLERAATVHPDRKSIVHGRVSYTWRQTYERCRRLASALNRRSVGLGSTVAIIAPNVPALYESHFGVPMAGAVVNTVNIRLNAQAIAFLLGHSSAAVVMVDQEFFPLAEEALKIWAEKAKGNFKPPLVIVIDDENCDPKALRYALGKGAVEYKKFLETGDPTYAWRPPEDEWQSIALGYTSGTTASPKGVVLSHRGAYVMSLSSALVWEMTEGAIYLWTLPMFHCNGWCYTWTLAALCGTSICMRQVTAKGVYSAIANHGVTHFCAAPVVLNSIVNATPEETILPLPRTVHVMTAGAAPPPSVLASMSEKGFRVAHTYGLSETYGPSTICAWKPEWDSLPLEQQARLKARQGVRYIGLEFLDVVSTQTMEPVPADGKTIGEIVMRGNLIMKGYLKNPKANEETFAGGWFHSGDLAVKHPDGYIEIKDRSKDIIISGAENISSVEIENTLYMHPAILEVSVVARPDERWGESPCAFVTLKPGVDKSDEGRLAEDIMRFCREKMPAYWVPKSVVFGPLPKTATGKIQKHLLRAKAKEMGPVKLSKL; encoded by the exons atggcGAGGGACATCGATGATCTGCCCAAGAACGGGGCCAACTACACGGCTCTGACGCCGCTGTGGTTCCTCGAGAGGGCCGCGACGGTGCACCCCGACCGGAAGTCCATTGTCCATGGCCGCGTCTCCTACACGTGGCGGCAGACCTACGAGCGCTGCCGCCGCTTGGCCTCCGCTCTCAACCGGCGCTCCGTCGGCCTTGGCAGCACG GTAGCAATAATTGCTCCCAATGTACCCGCTCTATATGAATCTCATTTCGGAGTTCCAATGGCTGGAGCTGTTGTAAACACTGTTAATATTCGTTTAAATGCACAAGCTATCGCTTTTCTTCTTGGCCATTCTTCCGCTGCTGTTGTAATGGTGGACCAAGAATTCTTCCCATTAGCAGAGGAAGCTCTGAAAATATGGGCAGAGAAAGCCAAAGGCAATTTTAAGCCTCCACTTGTTATAGTCATTGACGATGAGAACTGTGACCCGAAAGCTCTCAGATATGCCTTGGGGAAGGGGGCGGTTGAATACAAGAAATTCCTGGAAACTGGTGATCCAACATATGCTTGGAGACCACCTGAAGATGAATGGCAAAGCATTGCTTTGGGCTATACTTCCGGAACAACGGCCAGTCCAAAGGGAGTAGTATTAAGCCATCGAGGGGCGTATGTAATGTCTCTTAGCAGTGCCCTTGTATGGGAAATGACTGAAGGGGCCATATACCTCTGGACTCTACCTATGTTCCATTGCAATGGATGGTGTTATACTTGGACACTTGCAGCTCTCTGTGGGACAAGCATATGCATGCGACAG GTAACAGCAAAGGGAGTTTACTCAGCGATAGCCAATCATGGGGTGACGCACTTCTGTGCTGCTCCAGTGGTCCTTAATTCCATAGTGAATGCCACCCCTGAGGAAACCATCCTCCCTCTCCCTCGGACAGTCCATGTGATGACAGCTGGCGCGGCCCCACCGCCTTCGGTCCTCGCCTCCATGTCAGAGAAGGGTTTCCGTGTCGCCCACACTTATGGCCTCTCAGAGACCTATGGGCCATCCACTATATGCGCATGGAAGCCGGAGTGGGATTCCCTCCCCCTTGAGCAGCAGGCCCGTTTAAAGGCCCGCCAAGGGGTCCGGTACATTGGGCTCGAGTTCCTTGATGTAGTGAGCACTCAAACAATGGAACCAGTCCCTGCCGATGGGAAAACGATTGGGGAGATCGTGATGCGAGGAAATCTCATCATGAAAGGTTACCTTAAAAACCCAAAGGCCAATGAGGAGACCTTTGCAGGCGGGTGGTTCCATTCAGGGGACCTAGCTGTGAAACATCCTGATGGGTACATCGAGATCAAGGACAG GTCCAAGGACATTATCATCTCGGGGGCCGAAAACATCAGCAGTGTCGAGATTGAAAACACCCTTTACATGCACCCTGCAATACTTGAGGTGTCGGTGGTGGCGAGGCCTGACGAGCGATGGGGAGAGTCTCCCTGTGCTTTTGTCACGCTCAAGCCCGGGGTGGACAAGTCCGACGAGGGTCGTTTAGCTGAGGACATAATGAGGTTCTGTCGGGAGAAGATGCCTGCATACTGGGTCCCAAAGTCTGTCGTCTTTGGGCCGCTGCCGAAGACGGCCACGGGGAAGATCCAGAAGCATCTGCTAAGGGCCAAAGCGAAGGAGATGGGCCCTGTCAAGTTAAGCAAACTATAA
- the LOC116195677 gene encoding uncharacterized protein LOC116195677 has protein sequence MGDCNRGAGDSYFVSQEQLEDNSLEKKYGGLQPKKKPLITKDHARAFFDSADWALCKQGAGLNQETVALETLRPKLERTPHQRLPPRRPACTSGRDRLISHVDRAE, from the exons ATGGGAGACTGCAACAGAGGAGCTGGTGATTCATACTTTGTTTCCCAGGAGCAACTCGAG GACAATTCTCTAGAGAAGAAATATGGCGGACTTCAGCCCAAGAAGAAGCCTCTTATTACAAAG gaccacgctcgtgccttcTTTGACTCAGCTGACTGGGCATTATGCAAG CAAGGTGCAGGGCTTAATCAAGAAACAGTGGCTCTAGAGACTCTTCGTCCCAAATTGGAG AGAACGCCACACCAACGACTCCCTCCTCGTAGACCAGCCTGTACTTCAGGCCGGGATCGCCTCATAAGCCATGTCGATCGG GCAGAGTAG